A region of the Halosolutus amylolyticus genome:
CGTAATTGCAGGTACAGTTTTCTTCGCAGGTTCTGCCGCTGCTACGGCATCACTCGAAGAAATGAACGGTGATGGGACGGAGGATGATCCGTATATAATCACTGATGTCGAAGAACTACAAGCAATGAATGAGAACCCGGACGCCCACTACGTTCTCGGGAATGATGTTGACGCGAGTGAAACCGAGACGTGGGACGCAGGTGCCGGGTTCGAACCGATCGGTGACGAGTCACCTTTCGACGGTTCGTTCGACGGTCAAAATCATACAATTACTGGACTGACGATTGATCGACCATCGGATAATAACGTTGGATTGTTCGGCCGGACGACTGGAACAATCAAGAACGTCTATCTCGAAGATATCGACGTTCGCGGTGGTGAACGGAATACGGGTACGCTCGTCGGAGAAAATGCAGGTGATGTCAAAGAGGTTTCTGTAACTGGTAGCGTCAAAGGAGAAGGTCGAGAGGTCGGTGGTTTAATTGGTTTCCTGGAGGATGGGGATGGAACAGTTGAGCGCTCAGGAGCAGATGTGGACGTTTCTGGAGAGAACGCCGTTGGTGGACTGATCGGTGGGATATCCTCTTGGAAGGACTATACGATTACAAATACGTACGCAAAGGGAGACATCGAAGCATCTGACGGGAGGGCTGGTGGTCTTGTCGGGTTCATGAGAGAAGGTGATACCATTCGGATAGCATATGCTACGGGAGACGTGACTGGAACTGAAGCGGGCGGCATCGCGGGTGCCAATGGCGGATTTGGGCACGACGGCGGTACGATCAGTACAGCATTTGCTACTGGTGAGTTGAGTGGTGATGAAATAGGCGCAATCAATGGAACTGGTCGATCCTGGCACTCTGGAACGTATTCAGATACGTTCTGGGACAGGCAAACTACTGGTGTTATTGATGGACAAGGCACTGGTTCTGGTCTCACAACTGCCGAAATGACCGGTACTAAGGCCGAAACAAACCTAAATGGCTTTGGCTTCGGGACCTTCTGGACTCTGACGGACGAGTATCCTGTTCTCGAGTGGCAGGTCGAAGCTGTCTCCGTGTCACTCTCAGATGATACTGTTGGAGCTGGTGAACAGACAAGCGTGACGGTGACGCTGACACTGGACGATGGTTCGACCGTCACCGCCTCCGAGGTCGCCGATTACGACGCTGGTGGCATCGTTGACGTCGATGCTGGCGTCGTCGATGCCCAGCAGCAGGGAACGGCTGAGATAACTGCCACGATCGCTGGTGAAAGCGATACTGCCGAACTCGAGATCACAGAACCTCCAAAGATCGAACTCGCCGAGTCCGAATTCGACGCCGACGCGATCGTCGAGGGAAGTACCGTGACAGCGTCAGCGACCTATAAGAACGACGGCGGGCCTGGAAGTCACACCGCCGAACTGATCGCCGATGGCGAGGCCGTCGACACACAGACCGTCTCACTCGACGCCGACGAGGAGACGACGATCGAGTTCGAGTGGACGCCCCACGGTGCGATCGGCACGGAGTACGACCTCGCGATCGACGACACCGACGTCGGTTCGATCAGTGTCGTCGAACCTGGAACCGTGACGCTCGAGGATGCTCGATTCCCCGATCGGGTCGGCTCCGGGTCACCCTACGAGTTCACGGTCGACCTGGAGAACGAGGCCGACGAGACGGTGATCGACACCATCACCTACGAACTCGATGACGAAGTCGTCGCTACGGAGTCGGTTACAGTTGAACCGGACGGCTCGGAAGCGATCCTCGGTCACGAGACCGATACCGACGTCGGGTTGACGATCGCCCACGCCGTGACGGGTCACAACGAGACGATCGAAGGCACGAGCGACGTCACCGACCCACCGGAGTTCGAAATCTCCGACATCGAGACGCCCGACGAGCTCGAAGCCGGCGAAGAGTTCGACCTGACGGTGACGGTGGAGAACACCGGCGGCGTCGAGGGGACCCAGACGGTCACCGTATCGGATGCCGAGGGTGAAGTCGCCAGCGAAGAACTGACAATCGAATCGGCCGCGAGTGAGACGATTACGGTGTCGCTGAGCGACGACGGGACTGGCGGGTCCGAGTTCAGGGTCGCCACTGAGGACGACGAAATGACCGAAGCCGTGACGATTACGGAGGCCGACGACGGGACGGACGAGCCGGACGACTCGAACGATTCGGACGGGCTCCCTGGCTTCGGAGCTCTGACGGCCACGCTGGCTCTCGTCGCCGTACTCGCGCTACTCGGCGATCGACGCCCGGACCAATGACGGTGCTCTTCGTGACGCCAGTCGAGATACTCACCGGGGTGTCGGTCGGCCTGCTGTTCGGGGTCGTCGTCGCGCTACTCGTCGGCGGGACCAGTTTCGCGAGCAAGTATTTCGCCGACGAGGGGCCGCCGCCGATCGCCGGCGGTACGGTCACCGCGGTGGTCACTGCGGGCGCGCTGTACGCGGTGGACGTCGTCGACCCGAGTACGGCCCAGTTAGGGCTGTATCTCGGCCTCGGACTCGTACTCGTGCTCGGACTGTACGCCACGACCTGTGGAACACGGCTCGCCGCCGACCTGCCGCGTGATGCCGCCGGCCCGATCGAGCGGACCAAGCCGCTCGCCGCGGAGGCGATCGACGCCGTCGACGCGATGGGACAGGTGACGATCCGATCGAGCGGTGGCGTCCGCGAGTTCGAGGGGTATCCGCCGCTGGGACCGGACCTCCGGGCAACGCTGGAGGATGGCGCGTGGCGATTCCCCGCGGATCTGCCGCTCTCGGAACTGGAGACGCGACTCGAGGACAGGCTCCGGACGACGTACGACCTGGAGGCGGTGTCCGTCTCGGTGGACGGCCGGGGTCGGGCGACGATCACTGCGGCACCGCCCGCCAGCGGCGTCGCGAAGGAGGTGCCCGACGGCTGGCGTGCCGTCTCGATTCGCGCGTTGCTCCCGACGGGGCTTGCCCCGGGCGACGACGTCCTCGCAGTCACCGACTCGGGGGCCGTCTCCGGGACGGTCCTCAGTGCCACCGTCGACGCGTCCGCGGCCGACCACGAGTCGCCCGTGGGAGCCGACTCGGACGACCCTCGTGCCGATCGGTCCGGGGCTGACGGGGCGTCACACGCAGCCGATACCGTGGCGAGCGGGGGCGACGGACGCGTGACCGTCGCCGTTCGGACGACTGACGCGGAGGTCCTGCTTTCCGCCGAGCGGGCGCGGATCGCCGTCACGCCGCGGGGGACGACCCACGAGTTCGACGCGATTTCGCTGCTCGACCGCGGCGATCCCGTGATCGGGAAGGTGACGCTGACCGATCCGATCCTGGATGCGGTGGCCGACGACGAGACGTCGCTCGAGGTGTTCGCAGTTCGCCGGACGGACGCGAGCGACGACGAGTCGATCCACGAGCACGAGTGGCAGTTCGAACCCGATCGGGAGGCAGTCGCCGTCGGTGCGGAGGCGTTCCTCCTCGGTACCGACGCGACCGCGTTCGGCCCTCGGTCGGATGGACGGGATCCGGCGGCGCTGGAGGTGAGTCACTGAGATGTCGACCACGATCGCAGCGATGGCAGTCGAACCGCTACAGAACGGGGCAGGGATCGCCGATCCGACCACGATCGAATGGACTCGAACTGCCCTGCTCGGCATCCTCGGCTACGGCTTGCTGGCCGGCGTCGGTGCGCTCTCGCTCGCGTTCGGCTACCGGGCACTGACCGTCCGACAACTGCCGATCGGGCCGGCCGTCCTCGTCGGGCTCGCGCTGCCGGCGGGCTGGCTCACGGGCGAAGCACTTCGTCACGGGACGGTCATCGCCGACTCGCCGCTGGTCCACTACGCGACCGGTTCCTACGTCCTCGGCGTACTGGTCGCCGGGGGCGTCGTCGCCGGCCTCGGCCACCGGCTGGGGGATCACCTCGCGCGCGGGACCTACGAGATCACGGCGGTAGACGCGAGCGGGCCGGTCGCGGATCTCGTCCAGTCGGCCGGCCTCGCCGTCGCCGTCACGCTACCCGCGTCGATCGACGACGCGGAGGGGTATCCGGCCGTCGACGAGGCGGTCAAACGGGACCTCGCGGACCGTGACCTCCAGTTCCCGAGCGGCCTGTCGACGTCGGCGCTCCGGTCGCGACTGGAGCGCCGGCTCGAATCCGATTACGACCTCGGGTACGTCCGCGCCGAACTCGCGGCGGACGGCGGCGTGGCCGCGCTCACGATCGGCGCTCGACGGGCCGGCATCGGACCAACGCTGGGGCCGGACCGGGTCGCCGTCGCGATCGCGGGCGATCCGTCCTCGCGGGCGAGCGCTGGCGATCCGGTCGAAGTCTGGACGGACGACGACGGCTCGAATCGGCTCGTCACGACGGGGACGCTCCGGGCGAGCGCCGACCCGGTCACGACGCTGATCGTCGACGCGGACGACGCGGAGGCCTTCGAACCGGGCGATCGCTACCGGCTCACGACCCGTCCCGAGACGCCGGGTGACGCCCACGCGCTCGTCTCGGCGATCCGGACTGCGGACGAGACGGTCACGGCGACCACGGTGGCGGCCGACGGGCCGCTCGAGAGCGAGTTCGCCGGCTGGGTGTCGGGGACCGTCCTCGCGATCGATCGGGAGGGCGAGGAACTGTCGCTGCCGGCGGACAACGAGCCGCTGGAAGCCGGCGACACGATCTACGTCTTCGGGACGCCGGCCGAACTCGCGGACCGCGACGGAAGTGGGGAGTCGTCGGCAGGTCCCGAGACACCGGAAGCGACGCCCGGGGCGGCCGACTGACCGATCGACCGCCGGAAGGCAAAGCATTTCGGCCCACTGGGGCCACTGTACGTGTATGTCCGAACTCCGACCCGCCGCCGAGACGGCCCTGGGCCAGTGTCTGAATCTCGAGTCCGGCGAATCCTGTGCGATCGTCACCGACGACGAACGGGAGCCGATCGGCGAGGCGCTGTACGAGGTGGCGGCCGAGATCACCGACGACGCAGTCGTCGTCCGCTATCCGCCGGGCGAGACCCACGGGGCGGAGCCGCCGGCCCCGGTCGCGGCGGCAATGGCCGACGCCGACGTCGTCCTCGCGCCGACGACGAAGAGCCTGAGTCACACCCGAGCGCGCACCGAGGCCAACGAGGCGGGTGCGCGCGTCGCCACGCTGCCGGGGATCACCGAGGACGTCTTCACGACGGGTCTGGAGGCCGACTACGAGTCGATCGAGGCCCACTGTACGGACGTCCGAGAGCAGGTCGCCGACGCCGACGACGTCCGCGTCACTGCGCCCGCGGGCACGGACATCACCTTCGACGTCGCCGACCGGGAGTGGCTCGCGGACACCGGCATCGTCCACGAGGCGGGGATGATGTCGAACCTGCCCGCGGGCGAGGTGTTCGTCAGCCCCGAATCGGCCGACGGCCGGTTCGTCGTCGACGGGACGATGATGCCCCACGGTCTGCTCGACGAGGGCGAGACGCTCTCGTTCGAGGTTGAAGACGGACTCGTTACCGACGTCTCGGACGACGACATCCGCGAGACGATCGAGGCCGCCGCGGACGAGGTGGGCGACGCCGCGTTCAACCTCGCGGAACTCGGGATCGGGACGAACGTCGCCGTCACGGCCCTCGTCGGCTCCGTCCTGCTCGACGAGAAGGCCGGCGGGACGGTCCACATCGCGATCGGCGACGACGCGGGGATCGGCGGCGACGTCGAGGCGCCGATCCACCTCGACGGGATCGTGCGGGAGCCGACGGTCTACGCGGACGGGGACGAAGTGGCGCTTCCGCGTGCGGAGTGATCCCGAAGACGGGTTCAATCGCCTTTTTAGTGCGTGGCGTGTACGACGTCCCATGACCGACATTCCGGATCGCGTTCCGACGTCCTGTCCGTCGTGTTCGCCGGACCTCGAGACCGTTCACGAGGTCCTGACGGCCACGGAAGGCGGCGGCACCGTAACCGTCCGCTGTAGCGAGTGTGGCCACGTCCACAAAATCCAGCCCGAACGAGAGCGCGAGGTCACACTCGACGTGGTCGTCTCCCAGGAGGGCGAGTCCTTCACCGCGAACGTCACCACGCCCGAAGACGAGACGATCGAAACCGGCGACGAGTTCATCCTGGAGACCGAGGAGGTGCTCTCGACGGTTCGCGTGACGAGCGTCGAACTCGACGAGCACCGGCGGACCGAGGAGGCCGTCGCCGAGGACGTCGAGACCGTCTGGACCCGCGAGGTGGACAACGTCGCGGTCAACGTCACGGTCCACCCGAAGGACGGGTCGCGGGACGACAGCCGATCCATTACGGTTCGGGTCCCCGGCGACTACGAGTTCGAGGTCGGCGAGATCGAGACGTTCGGCGACGACGAGTTCGAGATCGACGCGTTCGTCGTCCGCGACGACGCCTCGGGCTACGATCGCGATCGGTACGAGATGGAGGGCGATACCGTCCTCGCGAAGGATGCGAAGCGGGTCTACGCCTACGATCAGACGACCAGCGCCTGGTCGGCCTGGTAACCGAGAATCGTTTCGTACTCTCGCCGGCACTCGCGCCCCACAGCCTATTGTACTCGAGCGACTAGCTGTAGCGACGCTATGTTCGGCTTCGGCGACTCCGATCCCGACCCCGGCGACTACGAGGCCGCCCGGAAGCGGATGGTCCGGTCCGTCGCCTCGCGCGTGGCGGACGATCGCGTTCTTGAGGCCCTCGAGTCGGCCCCGCGCCACGAGTTCGTCTCCGAGGATCGCCGTGGCGAGGCCTACGCGGACCGCCCGTTACCGATCGGGGACGGGCAGACGATCAGCGCACCGCACATGGTCGCGGTCATGGCCGACAAACTGGCGCTCGATCCCGGCGAAAACGTGCTCGAGATCGGGACGGGCTGTGGCTACCACGCCGCGGTGACGGCCGAACTCGTCGGTCCGGATCACGTCTACAGCGTCGAGTACAGCGAGGACCTCGCCGCGGACGCCCGGGAGACGCTCGCCGAGACGGGGTACGACGACGTCTCCGTCCGGGTCGGCGACGGAGCGGACGGCTGGCCCGAGCGCGCCCCCTACGACGCCGCGTACCTCACGTGTGCGGCCCCGGAGTTTCCCGCTCCCGTCGTCGAGCAGGTTCGATCGGGCGGTCGGCTGCTCGCCCCGATCGGGACCGGGTTCCAGTCGCTGGTGCTGGCCGAGAAACTCCCGGACGGCTCGCTCGCTCGGAGCGAACACGGGGGCGTGCGGTTCGTTCGGATGCGCTGACGATTGCGCAAGCGCGCCATTGATTACGGCCGGCGCGATAGCTGGCGTATGGACCCCGCGGTACTGCGCGAGGACCTGATCGACGGCCTCGCCGCACCCCCCCAAGAACGTCCTGACGGACGACGGCGTCGCCGTTGCGATGCGGGACGTGCCACGCCACGCTTTCGTCGACGACGAGCGGACGGCCTACGCCGATCGGGACCACGAGATCCTCGGCACCCGCGTCCTCGCCCCGAGTACGGTCGCCCGCTTGCTCCAGGCGCTCTCCCTGGACGGTGACGAGGAGGTGCTGATCGTCGGCGCTGGCGTCGGATACACGGCGGCCGTGGCAGCCGAACTCGTCGGCGAAACGAGCGTCCACGCCGTCGACATCTCCCGCCCGCTCGTGATCGAGGCACGGAATAACCTCGCGGAGGCGGGCTACGACGGCGTCCTCGTCGACTGTCGCGACGGGGCCGCGGGTCTCCCCGAGTACGCGCCCTTCGATCGAATACTGCTCGAGGCCGCGGCGGTCGAGCCACCGCGGGCCCTGCTCGACCAACTGCGCGAGGGCGGTCGACTCGTCTTTCCTCGTGGAACGCAGACCCAACGGCTCGAAGCCGTCACTGCGGACGGCGAGACCGAATCGTTCGCCGCCGTTTCCTTCGATCCGTTGCTCGTGGAGGGCGAACAGTCGGGCGCCGTCGAACGCAACCGGATGGCTCGCGAAGATCGCGAACACGCGACGCGTCGCGCCGAAACCCGCCGCGGCTGGGAACACGAGTGGATCGAGTGGGACGACGCGATCGATTCGGCGTCGCGCCCGCGCTGACGACGCGGTACTGTCGTACCCTTGTTCCGGTCTCTCGTCGACGGCGCGACCGATCGCGACGGCTGTCGTTCCGAACCAGTGAGACCGACGAACAGCCGCGTCGCTGGCGAACTTGTGTCGGGGGGAAAGTGGGGGTGGGGGATTGGGGGGTGGCGACAGTCTATCTCAGATCGCCAGTTACTGGTATGCGGTGATGGGGGTTAAATATAATCTCTAACTGTTTGGGTGGCCAGTGCGTGTCGTACTAATTAATTAGAACCGCCGTCGAACGCCAGCGTCACCAGCTTTCGTTCGGCGGCCCGCAGGTGATAGTGGTACGTCGGCGGGGACACGTCGAGGGCGTCCGCGAGATCCTCCCCGGTACTCTCGCGGGGCCACTCGAAAAAGCCGCTGTAGTGGGCCGCCTGTAGCGCCTCGAACTGTTTGTCGGTAAGCCGCTCCTCGAGATAGGTGTCGAGCTGGCGGGCCGAGCGCGTCCCGGTCGTCTCGCGCCTGGCGTCGAGTTCGGTATCCGGATAGCTGTTCTGGAATCCCTCGATCAGCGATCGGGTCTCGACGTGCTGGGGAACCTCGAGGACGAGCGTCGTCGTGCCGTCCTCGGCCGTGGCTTCGCGCAACTGCACGTCGTACGTCCGCAACACGTCGAGAAACGGCGTCGACGAGAGCGTCAGTTCGAACAGCGTCTCGTCCTCGCCCTCGGAGACGGCCGAGAGCGTCTCGACCGACGCCCACTCCGCCATGACCGGCCCGAGTTCCGCCGTCGACGGAACGCTCACGAAGACGACGACCTCGTCGTCGGCCCGATCGATCACGCCCTCGAGCGTGATGGGGCCGCTGATCCGCTCGGAGAGGCGGTTGACGAGCAAGCGCTCGTCGTAACTCGTCAGTTCGAGTTCGACGCGGCTGTCGGTGAGCATCGCCCGCGTCTGCTCGACCGATCGGATCGCGTGGCCGATCGTCTCTCCGAGTTCGCCGAGCACCTCGCGCTCGCTGTCGGTGATCGCGTCGACGCCCGGCACGTGGACGAGCAGGGCCCCGTACCGCCGTTCGTCGTCGACGAGCGGCACCGAAAGCACCGTCTGGTAGCCGTACGTGAGCGCGTCCTTCCGCCGGGGGCTCCAGTCGTCGGCCTCGAGGACGTTGCGGACCACCTGGACCTGCTCCGTGGCGAGCGTCTCCTTGACCAGTCCGACCTCGGGAGCGCACTCCCCGTCGTCGCGGATCCGATCGACGTAGGCCGCGTCGACCCCCGCCCAGGCCGTCGGCGTCGGCGGGTCGTCGTCGTTCGTCGCGATCCAGGCGAACAGGTACCGATCGGTATCGGCGAGTCGATCACACACCCGCCGCTCGATCTCGTCGCGCGTCGAGGCCTGGGCGACGCCGTGGTTGATCTCGCGGACGATCTCGTTCGTGTGGTTGAGCCGAGTCAGCTCCTCGTTCTGGGCGGTCAGGGTCCGATCGTGCTCGCGGAGCAACTGCTCGCGCTCGGCCCGATCGAGCGCGGCCTCCGTGTTGGCCGCCAGGATGTGCAACAGTTCGGTCATCGTCTCGTCGAAGCCGTCGACGTCCTCGGTGCCCGCGACCAGCACGCCGTGAGTCCCGAGGGGGGCGATCAACTCGCTCCGGCTCAGCGTCTGGGCGCGCTCGACGCCCGTTCGCTGGACGTCCTCGTAGTACGCGCTCTCTCCTTCCGAGAACACCTCCCAGACGAGTCCCTCGCCGCGCTCGAACGTCATTTCGGGATCGACGAGTTCGCGCGACTCCCGCATCGACGCGGCGTGGGCGAGCACCCCGTCGGTCGGCTCGAACGCGTAGGCCGCAGCGACCGCCACGTCGAGGATGTCGCCCGCGGTGTCGACGGCCGACTGGTAGATCTCGTCTTTCGTCTCCGCCCGCATCAGGTCCCGCGTCGTCTCGTGGAGCGTCGTCAGCGTCCGTTCGTACCGGCGCTCGCTCTCGCGCAGTTCCGTCTCCGCGCGGTACTGCGAGACCGCGTTCGTGATCTGGTTCGCCAGCAACGCGTACTGCTCCTCGCCCGACTCCTTCTGGAAGTACTGCGTGACGCCCGCGGCGATCGCCTCGCTGGCGAGTTCCTCCGATCCCCGGCCCGTGTACAGGATGAAGGGCAGGTCCGGATCGTCCTCCCGGATCCGCTCTAACAACTCGAGACCCGACAGGGACGGCATCTCGTAGTCACTGACGATACAGTCGACGTCGCGCCGGTCGAGCACCGCGAGCGCGTCGTCGGCACTCGTTGCGGCGACGGCCTCGATCGCGTCGTGTTCGCGTTCGAGCATCGATCCAGCGAGATCGGCGTATCCCGGTTCGTTGTCGACGACGAGAACGGTGATCGGCTGTGACATGGGTTTCGTGTCGATGGTCACCGATCGGAACCGCCGATCGGTGAGGCGTCGATATCGGTACCAGTCCGATCGGGATACTAATATGTTAGTACTCGATCGTGCTGAATCGAGAGTGGCGTCGAACGAGAGAGGGATCGACAACTGGCAGTTCGATCGGCCACCGTTCCGCGGTTGCGGTTCTCGTTATCGCTCCGGGATTTTGCCGTCGAATTCGTAGTCGGGTGCCCAGTTGATCGATGGATGGTCGATACTGGCTTCGAACCGGAGTTCCATCTTCTGCTCTGTCGCGTCCTCGATCGGGATCCAGTACAACTGCTCTCGATCCGGACATCGGACGATGAACGCGTCGATCACGTCGTCGTACGTCTGTTCGTGATACCTACCGTCTCTCGTCGTTTGCGAGTGCGTATTGAAGCGAATCGTCTCGGCTTTGTTCTGCCACGCCGTTTTACACTGGATACGATAGAGGCGATCGCTATCGTCGACGACGAGATCGTATTTGTCGTTGTCACCGAACGGTACCGAGACGGTGTATCCGTCCGCAATGAGTGTCGCCACGATCTTCGCTTCCGTTTCGTCACCGAGGGTCTTCGGATTAGCCATACAACTCCCGACGATCTGGGACCGTGCTGTGTCAAAAACCCGTGGACGCGGCGGCACACTCGTACCGTCGATGGACGACTGCTGACGTGCTGTCGCTTGCGAGCCGAGTGGGCGGACAAACGTCAGGACGAAAACCCATCCGTGTTGGTTTTCGAGACACAGCGACTCGCTTCGCTCGTCGGACACTCCTCGCTCACGAATCGGCGTCGGCAGAAAGCGCCCGGAGCGGGATTTGAACCCGCGTCACAACCGTGACAGGGTTGTATGATGGGCCACTACACCATCCGGGCTTGCAACTCCTGCTTTCCCGGTGACGGTATTAAGGGTTTTGTTCCAGTGACGCGCTCGTGTTCTTCCAGTCATTTCTCGTCATCGGTACTATTCGATCGCAGTCATAACCCCGACGTGAGGAATCCGACACGTTTCGGAATACCCGCTGCCAGTATACCGATCGCTCGTGAGTATCGGAATCTGAAAAGCGCCCGGAGCGGGATTTGAACCCGCGTCACAACCGTGACAGGGTTGTATGATGGGCCACTACACCATCCGGGCTTGCAACTCCTGCTTTCCCGGTGACGGTATTAAGACTTTCCAATCGATCCCTCCGTGGTACGGTGAATCGGGCCACGATCGATTCCCTGACGCACCCGAAAACCGTGTCATCAGTCCGCACGACCCACAAGGAATTTAACCGATAGCCGGCTACCGTAGAACGTGACAGTCGATTCCGGTCAGGTTTGCCCGGCCGGATAGCCACGCTTCCCGGTCGAGTTAGTAACCCTTAACTGCCTGCCACCGATACCTGCCTGTAGTATCTCGTGACAGCCGCTTCTCTCCCGATAGCCGACACGCACACCGACACAACATGGTAGACGTAAGCCAACACGAACTCGTCCCGGAGCACACCGTTCTCGAGGAGGACGCGCTCGAGGAGGTGCTCTCCGAGTACGACATCGACCGTACAGACCTGCCCAAAATCAAGCGCAACGATCCCGCCCTCCCGGACGAGGCGGAGATCGGCGACGTCATCAAGATCGTCCGGAACTCACGGACAACCGATCAGGCAGTCGTATACCGACTCGTGGTGGAATAAATGGCAATGGAACTCGATCGAGCGAAACGACGGGACATCTCGCGGGAGTACTTCTCGAAGGAACGACTCGCCGAACACCACTATCGATCGTTCAACGCCTTCCTCAACCGCGGCATGCAGGAGGTCGTCGACGAGAAGGCGACGATCGACACGGACATCGGCGACAAGGAAGGCGAGGAACCGGTGCACGTCGAACTGGGCGACGTCCGCGTGGTGACGCCGCGCGTTCGGGAGGCCGACGGCTCCGAAGAGTTGCTCTACCCGCAGGAGGCGCGCCTTCGAAACATCACCTACTCCGCGCCGGTCTTCATGGAGATGTCGATCGTCAAGGGCGAGGAGGGCGACCAGCGGGTCGTCGACTCGACCGAGACGAAGATCGGGCGGATGCCGATCATGGTCGGCTCCGAAAAGTGTAACATCGCCGGCTTCTCCGACGAGGAACTGATCGAGATCGGCGAGGACCCCGCCGACCCCGGCGGCTACTTCATCGTCAACGGTTCCGAGCGGGTGCTGATGACGAGCGAGGACCTCGCGCCGAACAAGATCCTCGCGGAGTACGACACCAAGTACGGCGACGAGATCCAGGTCGCGAAGACCTTCTCCCAGCGTCGCGGGTATCGGGCGCTCGTGCTCTGCGAGCGGACTCGAAACGGACTGCTCGAGGTCTCGTTCCCGTCGGTCTCGGGATCGATCAACTTCGTGACGCTCGTGCGCGCGCTCGGCCTCGAATCGGACGAGGAGATCGTCCACAAGGTCTCGAACGACCCCGAGGTCGTCAAGTACATGCTGGAGAACTTAGAGGAGGCCGAGGTCCAGACCGAGGAGGAGGCGATCGAGGCCCTCGGGAAACGGGTCGCCTCGGGCCAGGGGAAGAACTACCAGCTCAAGCGCGCGAACTACGTGATCGACCGCTACCTCCTGCCGCACCTCCACGAGGAGGGCGTCGACGAGGAGGACGTCCGGATCAACAAGGCCCACTACCTCTGTCGGATGGCCGAAGCGTGTTTCGAACTCGCGCTCGGGCGACGCGAGGCCGACGACAAGGACCACTACGCGAACAAGCGCCTGAAGGTCTCCGGCGACCTGATGAAAGACCTGTTCCGGACCGCGCTCAACAAACTGGCCCGGGACGTCAAGTACCAGCTCGAGCGCGCCAACATGCGCAACCGACAGCTCTCGGTGAACACGGTCGTCCGATCGGACGTCCTGACCGAGCGACTCGAGCACCCGATCGCGACCGGAAACTGGGTCGGTGGCCGATCGGGCGTCTCGCAGCTGGTCGACCGTACCGACTTCATGGGCGTGCTCTCGCACCTGCGCCGGCTTCGATCGCCGCTCTCGCGGTCCCAGCCTCACTTCGAGGCGCGGGACCTGCACGCGACCCAGTGGGGTCGCATCTGTCCCTCCGAGACGCCGGAGGGGCCCAACTGT
Encoded here:
- a CDS encoding CARDB domain-containing protein, whose product is MKKQTSVRILLCFGLIVIAGTVFFAGSAAATASLEEMNGDGTEDDPYIITDVEELQAMNENPDAHYVLGNDVDASETETWDAGAGFEPIGDESPFDGSFDGQNHTITGLTIDRPSDNNVGLFGRTTGTIKNVYLEDIDVRGGERNTGTLVGENAGDVKEVSVTGSVKGEGREVGGLIGFLEDGDGTVERSGADVDVSGENAVGGLIGGISSWKDYTITNTYAKGDIEASDGRAGGLVGFMREGDTIRIAYATGDVTGTEAGGIAGANGGFGHDGGTISTAFATGELSGDEIGAINGTGRSWHSGTYSDTFWDRQTTGVIDGQGTGSGLTTAEMTGTKAETNLNGFGFGTFWTLTDEYPVLEWQVEAVSVSLSDDTVGAGEQTSVTVTLTLDDGSTVTASEVADYDAGGIVDVDAGVVDAQQQGTAEITATIAGESDTAELEITEPPKIELAESEFDADAIVEGSTVTASATYKNDGGPGSHTAELIADGEAVDTQTVSLDADEETTIEFEWTPHGAIGTEYDLAIDDTDVGSISVVEPGTVTLEDARFPDRVGSGSPYEFTVDLENEADETVIDTITYELDDEVVATESVTVEPDGSEAILGHETDTDVGLTIAHAVTGHNETIEGTSDVTDPPEFEISDIETPDELEAGEEFDLTVTVENTGGVEGTQTVTVSDAEGEVASEELTIESAASETITVSLSDDGTGGSEFRVATEDDEMTEAVTITEADDGTDEPDDSNDSDGLPGFGALTATLALVAVLALLGDRRPDQ
- a CDS encoding TrkA C-terminal domain-containing protein, whose translation is MSTTIAAMAVEPLQNGAGIADPTTIEWTRTALLGILGYGLLAGVGALSLAFGYRALTVRQLPIGPAVLVGLALPAGWLTGEALRHGTVIADSPLVHYATGSYVLGVLVAGGVVAGLGHRLGDHLARGTYEITAVDASGPVADLVQSAGLAVAVTLPASIDDAEGYPAVDEAVKRDLADRDLQFPSGLSTSALRSRLERRLESDYDLGYVRAELAADGGVAALTIGARRAGIGPTLGPDRVAVAIAGDPSSRASAGDPVEVWTDDDGSNRLVTTGTLRASADPVTTLIVDADDAEAFEPGDRYRLTTRPETPGDAHALVSAIRTADETVTATTVAADGPLESEFAGWVSGTVLAIDREGEELSLPADNEPLEAGDTIYVFGTPAELADRDGSGESSAGPETPEATPGAAD
- a CDS encoding aminopeptidase: MSELRPAAETALGQCLNLESGESCAIVTDDEREPIGEALYEVAAEITDDAVVVRYPPGETHGAEPPAPVAAAMADADVVLAPTTKSLSHTRARTEANEAGARVATLPGITEDVFTTGLEADYESIEAHCTDVREQVADADDVRVTAPAGTDITFDVADREWLADTGIVHEAGMMSNLPAGEVFVSPESADGRFVVDGTMMPHGLLDEGETLSFEVEDGLVTDVSDDDIRETIEAAADEVGDAAFNLAELGIGTNVAVTALVGSVLLDEKAGGTVHIAIGDDAGIGGDVEAPIHLDGIVREPTVYADGDEVALPRAE
- a CDS encoding HVO_0476 family zinc finger protein — translated: MTDIPDRVPTSCPSCSPDLETVHEVLTATEGGGTVTVRCSECGHVHKIQPEREREVTLDVVVSQEGESFTANVTTPEDETIETGDEFILETEEVLSTVRVTSVELDEHRRTEEAVAEDVETVWTREVDNVAVNVTVHPKDGSRDDSRSITVRVPGDYEFEVGEIETFGDDEFEIDAFVVRDDASGYDRDRYEMEGDTVLAKDAKRVYAYDQTTSAWSAW
- a CDS encoding protein-L-isoaspartate(D-aspartate) O-methyltransferase, with protein sequence MFGFGDSDPDPGDYEAARKRMVRSVASRVADDRVLEALESAPRHEFVSEDRRGEAYADRPLPIGDGQTISAPHMVAVMADKLALDPGENVLEIGTGCGYHAAVTAELVGPDHVYSVEYSEDLAADARETLAETGYDDVSVRVGDGADGWPERAPYDAAYLTCAAPEFPAPVVEQVRSGGRLLAPIGTGFQSLVLAEKLPDGSLARSEHGGVRFVRMR